CTGTCTGCGGTCCACTGAAAATAACTGGAAACTAGAAGCTCTTTGTcaagtgggaggagagggagagttaaGTTCTCCAATGTCAATATGGAAACAAATCCGGCATGGCGAGAGATTTCTGTCCTTTGATTTAACCGTTTAGCTTCTCAGATCTTTCTGTCAATGTTTTTTTGATTAGTGTCAAAACCCTCTAACTCATAGGCTACTTTGAACAGCAAGAGGGAAGGAAATTTGGCCTCTGAATAGGTTATAGCATGTCTGTTGTAGTGGGTGTCCAATCAGTCAGCAAGGGCAAAGGTATACTTTTCCTCCTCTGAACGTTGCTGTTCCACCTTAACAGATAGTAATGAAATGCAAAGGAAGACTGttgggaggaggtggtggaggtattGGGCGTGTCCAATTCTTAGCCTTGTTGAAAGTTCCTGTGTGCAACTAGTCCTACCTGTCACCACACCTTGAGGCTTTCCCAATACTGTCCCTATCCTGTGTCATGCAGGTGGAGGGTGCAGGTAAGCCCCAGGGTAGAAAGAGTATGAAAATGTCTGATATACAGACATGGGAATGAGTAGGAGGAATGTTTAATTTTCACATTCACCCCATCACTGTCTAATTAGTGAACGGCCAGGGGGATAGGGGCTTCTGTGTGAGAAAGGGGCACCGGGGGGAGGAGCGTGAGGGGAAAAAGTTGAGTGAAAGATGGGGAACAGAAGGTGGGAGGGTGAAAAGGAGAGAAAGGGTTAGGCGGGAGAGAGCGATTGTtttcagagagaaggaaaagtttGCTTTGGCAGTCTGATTTGTGTTTATTGTCATGCCAGCAAGGCTTGTCATATGGATGACTGATATACACAGAAAGAGAGTTAGGGAGAGCGAGAAAGCATGAGAAAAAGACTGTGTGGCACAAAAAGGTAATTAAGGAACCAAGTTGAGCTATGAGCCACTTTGGCTGGTAGCATGGTTTCCAGTTTTCCCTTGTTAAGGCTGGGAAGTCATAGCCTGGTCAACCAGTCTACGGAAGTCATGGGAAACTTTGGGAGTTTAATGACATGAATCTCTGAGAGTTGGATCATGTCCGTTTGACTTTGAATTCAATTAATCTTTGAGTTTGAAGTCTGTGACTCTTTTGAGCTTTCAATCAATTGAGCACATGCAGATTGGACCTTCCCTTAAGCAGGTGAAGCTGCTGATGCATGGTATGCCAGGCTCACTATTTATACTCTTGCCTCAAGCTATTGAGTGATTGAGTACACTCATTTTGACAAAGTAGAAACCTGTTCAAGGTTGGGTAAATTTAAAAGAGGAAGCACTAAAGGTCCATTAGAAGTAATTATTTCAGATCTTTAACCCGTCAGCTTCACTGCTGAATGGAAGATCACCTTCAAGAATGAAACTCACATACACGTGCACATCTTGACTACTCTCATTGATCATGTCCTGTTTGGAACTTCAAACGTttaaggcaggggtgtcaaacatacggcccgcgggccggaaccggcccccaaggaggttcgatcaggcccgcaggataatttgaaagtggaaaaaatgcataaaagacatggaattaatatttttaattcgctgcaattcatggattatccgctaaggggcgcactctttccatcagagtagaagacaagccgcatcactgagacagactgaaaacagcagacggtatcaatgcgccatctgctgcttgttacgacgttgttaataccttggtctctacctctccgctacaccctcattagccaaaatgtcgttatccaaacggagaaaagtagataaggagtgtagaattttcaaagaaaaatggaccacgtcctatttatttacagagatgcacggaaaaccttcgtgcttggtgtgtttgcaacaagtttcggtattgaaggaatataatattcgacgccactacgagactcatcacagcgaaaaatatgacggcttgcaaggacaactgagaagagataaaGGTACGAGAAGGGTGGTTATATGCAGTAACATCACAGTTCATAAAGAGGAGGGTAGTTAGAggttaaaaacatgtttaaaaccaTGCAGTATTGTAaagatgtgtgtgttggtgtgtgtgtgtgtgtgtgtgtgtgtgtgtgtgtgtggtgtgtgtgtgtgtgtgtgtgtgtgtgtgtgtgtgtgtgtgtgtgtggtgtgtgtgtgttgtgtgtgcgtgcagacgttgtgtgtgtgtgtgttgtgtgtgtgtgtgtgtgtgtgtgtgtgtgtgtgtgtgtgtgtgtgtgtgtggtgtgtgtgttgtgtgtgttgtgtgtgtgttgtgtggtgtgtgcgtgcagacgtgtgtgttgtgtgtgtgtgtgtgtggtggcgtgtGCCGGTAACAAGCACTGTGTGACTCCTCTTCCCCTCTAATACCTGGCTGGCAGATATATCTACCTACAGAGGAATAACAACATGTTTTAATTATACGCACTGCAGAATCCACCTCTTCCTGGTTCCTGTGAAATTAGGGAAattgtgcttctttacaccaaaacaaaggaaagacatgatattttggttatttatagcagagtatggtataattttaatggtccggcccacttgacatctccctaggccgtatgtggcccacgatgcgaaatgagtttgacacccctggtttaagGTGTAGTAAAACATATTACGAGGGGGGGTCAGCCCCCGATTGAGACATGAgctcccctaaatgcaacaaaagtcaAACTGGGGGGACTCTAATTGAACCATCctcctatttgtttaaaatacaattttgtactgctaaaatatattatatttatacatATTAAAATAAAAGCTTATTCCAAATGAAAGGaacacccccacctctctgtcatggtttaaaccaGTGATAGTTGGTTCAGGTTCTTTCAACCGCATTCATCTTTCTATCTTGCCTGTCTGCCTTGAGCTTtcgctagcaaacttgcaacatggTATCGACTGGGTCCAGCCCTTTAGCggacttgcaacattgtatcgaCTGGGCCCTCAATTTCCCCTGCgggtgagctcgggacagacacaacTGTATTTGTGTCCCCATTTGTCAGCAATACGCATCAAttaattcaggctacaagagTGTAGGCTTAATGACAATCACCAAATATCATTAGACTTTTCGGGGTTTTGTAACAGATGTATCTATCCCTTCATCAAATGGCGGGTGCACAGGGCAGTGTTTGGATGATGGAATTCTTTTGGAGTGGATGAACgtgtgcaggtagcctactttttaagGTGATTTGTTTGATAAGTGAAAACATTATCACAGGATGTGTTCAttccacattaaaaggtaatacatgtttactgttaaaatacatgtctttactattagCCCCATGAAAAGGTTTGTGCACCAATAGGAGGTCCACCAAATGTCACGATATAATTCTCCCTCTGCTGCTCTATATTGTCTGGGTGTGTAGGTTGGCCTCATTGCTATGAGATAAGAGATTTGCTATGTTATGTCAACATGTAGTAGAAGCCTACCATCTCCCTTACAATTACGGCTGCTCCACTTGACACGTCTAGAAAGCAAATGATCTCTTGATTGAAAGATGCAGTCAGAATTAAGAGAACTGTAAGGTAGTCATTAGGTTAAAGCTGGTCTGTATGTTGGCTCATGAGCGCAGGTAATAGATTACCTTTAGGTCTTTTACAATAAATGTCAATGTGtgcaatttttttataatttatttaccTACTCACTGGTGTTGCCCGTGTGTGCGCATGTTACATTTTCTCACCGCTCTGTAGGTGTCCTTCTAGGGGGTGGCACAGGGTATTTAGGCCAACCTGCCAATGGGGAGTTGGGCAGTGGAAATATCCTCCATGCCAATGATCAGTTGCCAGGCAACGACCAAGAGATATTGTCCCTACTCCCCAGTGCCATGTGGATGAATACGTCCAGTGGGCAGAGGGAGGTGTAGTAGGCTGGGTTAACAAGGCCAGATAGCAGGCTGAATGGAGCTATGAGGCACAGGGTAACTTCTCTGTGTCCTTCTATGTAGGCCAACTGAGGTTCCCAAAGCCCCCTGTCCCGCTCAATTTAAATGACAAAATGTTGACTAAAAGGGATTGTTGGTGTTTCGTGGAGAAGTCACCAACTTTGAAAGATACTGCTATACTACTGTCATAAGACAGATAGTCTTTCTCACCAAACCATAAGAAGGGGATTGTTAATGTGTTTACGAGACTGACCACACAGGCAGTTGAATAGTGAAAATGTGCATCCAACGCAATAAAATCATCTGTAATGTGTTCTCTTCCTTTGTTCAGGCTTTCAGGATGTGCACGTGATGATCTTCATTGGCTTTGGTTTCCTCATGACGTTCCTGCAACGTTACGGATTTAGCAGTGTGGGCTTCAACTTCCTCATTGCGGCCTTTGCTCTGCAGTGGGCCACTCTCATGCAGGGCTTCGTCCACGGTATGCACGGGGGCAAGATCCACGTCGGAATAGAGAGGTAGGGCTCATGCACACACTAACCTACATTTCCTTACTACAATAAACACAACACCCTAGCAGATACATGTGATGTGTATACATGGCATATCATACGGGTGTAAGTGTATACTGTAGTGCATCCCATAATAAACTCTATCATTAAGAGTTGTTTGCCCCTCCTGCAGTATGATCAACGCTGACTTCTGCACAGGCTCAGTGCTCATCTCGTTTGGGGCGGTCCTGGGGAAGACCAGTCCAGTCCAGCTGCTGGTCATGTCTGTGATTGAAGTCACCCTGTTTGCAGTCATCTAGCTTGACGattcaagagttactgttggtgagtTAAATGCTATCAAAAACGTTTTTCAAGCAATCTTAAGTTGGTGCAGATCCTCAGCATTTGGAATTGGCATGTTAATAACTTAAATCATTTCAGCGCTAGAGCGAGGGgaataaatattataataatgataataatgtaaGTACGTAAGAAATCTAGAGTTGTGTTTTGCTTTCAAGCACTACCTGACTACATCTGTTGACAAGAGTTGAAACCTCTCTGTATATGCAAACATACTGGCATGATGATTCAGAGTTTGCCAATAAGGATTTAATCCAAAGGAGTCATGATTTCATTCCAAATATTTACTTACATGTATAACATCTAAATAGGTTACAATATATCTAGTAGGCACTATGAGCAAAATACAGTTGAACCAGATTGTATTGACAACAAACACAGGAAATCTTCCTTTCCCTACCATGTATAGTCCCTAACTCCCATCTTGAAATGATCTGGGAAGACCACTTTAAGCCCCTCATTTCCACTGCATAGTCCCTGTAGAATCCTACTTCTCCTACTATGTCTCCCCAAGGTCTAGCATCACACTGTCTATGCGCCCTATTACCTACTTTTAGGGACCTGGTGAGATTTTATCCTTTAAGTCCCGCACCGTTCGTACTTAGCCCCATATAAGAACCCCTCCACCATATCGGGGCAGCTTCCATCATGAGCACACAACGGCCTGACAGGTACCAGTAGGTGGCCAGGGTGCAGGCAGCCAGGGAAAGAACGTAGGGTGTTCATAGCCGTGGTGTTGGTCATCTCCGTGGGCCGTCAGCAGCAGAGTTGAAAGCTTGGCCAGAAGCATCACCAGGTAGATGGTGCCCTGCGCAGGTCAGGGAAAAATAAGTATTAGCATAAACCGTATGTAATATGTCCTTTAGTTTAAGGCAAGCTTACAGGTAAGGTTTTTAGTTTCGCTGGCGGAGGTGGATGGTACTCGTAATTATGACACAGTTCCCATACATTGGCATGCATTGTATGTACAGTCCAAAACTTTACTGGCGTCTTCAGAAATGAGGTTAAGTTGTCGCGACTTGGTTGATGGTGGCTAATTTGTATCTAATGTACAGGCTTCCTGCGTTAGATGAGCAGGAGGTATTCTTACCATCATGCGGCGAAGAGGTCAGAGTGGTAGACAGAGCAGCTTCTTGTGGTTTCGCTCTTGTCCAGGTTGGGGGCGGTAGAGAACACGAGCCACATCAGGCCAAAGTAAAGCTCCAAAGGTGTGAATGGTCATGGAGACCACCAACATCCTTGGCCTAAATGGGTGGAAATTATCTAATTTAAGGGGTGGTAAAATAAGCTTAGGGTCTTAAAGTACATATTACGAAGTGATGAGAAAGCCCTAATAGGAGAGTAGGGCATAATAAGTATGTAAAAAAAGCAGTTTTACTGTAAGGTTTTGAATACAGAATAGTGATCAGCGAAGACATGTAATTGTACATTTAATGGTAcacgctaaacacacacacacacaacatgccacaaccacacacacacacacacacacacacacacacagcgcacacaccacacaacatgtcacacacaccacacacacacacaacacacacacacgaacacagcactctcacacaacacccacccacactcacCCCAGAAACAGTAAGCACAATGAACTGCGTNNNNNNNNNNNNNNNNNNNNNNNNNtgtgtgtgtagtgttgtgtgatgtgtgtgttgtgttgtgtgtgtgtgtgtgtgtgtgtgtgtgtgtgtgtggtgtgtgtgtgtgtgtggtgtgtgtgtgtgtgtgtgtgttgtgtgtgtgtgtgtgcttatgcgtTGAGCTTTTTCTGCCTCGTTTGGTGTCCTGACAGTGGTCAACTCCTCATGTGAGCCTCCTCACCaggcagctgagagagagaaaaatggaaaGAGAAAAATTGTAATGGATGATTTATTTAGATGTCGTTTTCACCTTATCGAGTCATAAAAATGCAAGATATACCTATTTCCTAGCTAATTTCAAGACATTCCCAAATCTGAACCTTTTTTTAATCAAGAGAATCGTCAATTACTGATTATACATGCATGACCATGTGAATGGCACCACCTGGTGTTCTGAGGGTGACTGCTTAGCTTATGATGAAAAGCAGTTATTTGAGTTCAGTAACCAAATGCAAGCATGACACCTTGTTGGCCACATATCATATTGCACAACATTGGGCCCAACTGCTGCCATCGTTGGCAATCTTTAACCCTTCATGGGCCTTTAAAGCATTTCTCTCAGTATGCGCGCTTAATGCCCGGGCGTACACTACCATGAGACTTTCGAAATCACTAACACTCTCTGAGCCCCTCACACTTACAACTACCCTCTTTCCTGCAGTTTTTTTTTGAGCGGGTTTTGTTGCAACTTCAATATTAGGGAAGGTGTGGTCCTAATGTTTCGGtgatactcagtgtatataatggCCCTCATAGTTAGGCCTCAAAGTTAAACCGGATTTGGTCCTCTTCTCTCACAGAACTATACGCAATCATGCTATATTTCAACTTAAATTAGCTTACAACCTAAGGATGCAAAACTAGCCTATGCCTTGGAGAGACCACAGGCAATTCAGTCAGCTTTAAGCAGACAACATACAAAATACTTCTCCATATGTCTGAATGCaatgaaatgtgaagtttggtGCGAAGACCAGTGCTGGGAAAACATTCTCCAATTagaatgaagagagggaggcgagatgagagaagagaaagaagcaaGAAAAAAAAGAGTAAGAGCTCAGactgttgttttgtttcatggtGCACATCTTAGTTAGACCCTGGCCTTCTCTAATGAGATGAGATGGCGGCCCCGTAATTTAGCACCCGGCAGTGGGGATGTCAACTGTGGAGAGGTGATCAGAAATTCCATCCACCCAATGTGCTGTTTGGCTTAGGAGTACATTAACTAATAACAAACAAATGATTTACGGGCCATGCCTTGAGAGATTCTGCGGTCTCTAAAAGTACCGTTTCTTTTTAATTGAGCAAGCAGTAGTATGGAAATGATTACATTCAGACGCTTGATAACCAATGTACAATATA
This region of Salvelinus sp. IW2-2015 linkage group LG6.1, ASM291031v2, whole genome shotgun sequence genomic DNA includes:
- the LOC111964659 gene encoding ammonium transporter Rh type B-like, coding for MTNSATNLRLKLPMACIILEVIIIILFGTLVQYDDETDAKLWHKEIANGSSNYDNDFYYRYPSFQDVHVMIFIGFGFLMTFLQRYGFSSVGFNFLIAAFALQWATLMQGFVHGMHGGKIHVGIESMINADFCTGSVLISFGAVLGKTSPVQLLVMSVIEVTLFAVI